In Mailhella massiliensis, a genomic segment contains:
- a CDS encoding HlyD family type I secretion periplasmic adaptor subunit, whose protein sequence is MDEKKKMSGERPDLPPEFGGVPDQGAPAPRLAQSLFEPVSLSSKLLPEDLPYAAEVEAALARRPTKKARWLSAGVFLFFAAFIVWAGFATLDEVTRAEGQVVPSSRTQIIQNLEGGILSGVDVYEGQIVEKNDVLARLNNEMAESNLRDMLYKAMENLIAIRRLRASVSGTPLEWPADLRSWLERGTGYTLTEEQLEQGRRLTIVQRETFTVHQRQRESELQVLMAQAEQRRQEVKEQLSRKDQLTRSLALIRQQLNIAAPLLEKRSYSRVQYLELQERAVQAQGEIDTLTVSIPRAEAAASEAEHRMNLRKAELDAALMEEINKRSLELASLREGLSAGSDRVTRTELRSPVRGTVKKIYINTVGGVVKPGEPIMEIVPLDDTLLVEARVRPADVAFLHPGQKAMVKVSAYDYSIYGGLDGVLEQISADTIEDKRGEFYYQVKVRTSKTAILYHDEELPIMPGMMTTVDIMTGKKTVLDYLLKPILKAKQNALREK, encoded by the coding sequence ATGGATGAGAAAAAAAAGATGTCCGGCGAACGGCCGGATCTTCCCCCGGAATTCGGCGGCGTTCCCGATCAGGGCGCGCCCGCTCCCCGGCTCGCGCAAAGCCTTTTTGAGCCGGTTTCCCTTTCCAGCAAGCTGCTTCCCGAAGATCTGCCCTATGCGGCCGAAGTGGAAGCGGCCCTGGCCCGTCGTCCTACGAAAAAGGCCCGCTGGCTTTCCGCGGGCGTGTTTCTGTTTTTTGCCGCGTTCATCGTCTGGGCGGGATTCGCCACGCTGGATGAAGTCACCCGCGCGGAAGGACAGGTGGTGCCTTCCTCCCGTACGCAGATCATCCAGAACCTTGAGGGCGGCATTCTGAGCGGGGTGGACGTGTACGAGGGGCAGATCGTGGAAAAAAACGACGTGCTCGCCCGCCTGAACAACGAAATGGCCGAAAGCAATCTGCGCGACATGCTGTACAAGGCCATGGAGAACCTCATCGCCATACGGCGCCTGCGCGCCTCCGTTTCGGGAACGCCCCTGGAGTGGCCGGCGGATCTGCGTTCCTGGCTGGAGCGGGGCACGGGCTATACGCTCACCGAAGAACAGCTTGAGCAGGGCCGCAGGCTCACCATAGTGCAGCGGGAAACCTTCACCGTGCATCAGCGTCAGCGGGAATCCGAGCTTCAGGTGCTCATGGCTCAGGCCGAGCAGCGTCGTCAGGAGGTGAAGGAACAGCTTTCCCGCAAGGATCAGCTCACCCGGAGCCTTGCGCTGATACGGCAGCAGCTCAATATCGCCGCGCCTCTTCTGGAAAAGCGCAGCTATTCCCGCGTGCAGTATCTGGAACTGCAGGAACGGGCGGTACAGGCCCAGGGCGAAATCGACACGCTTACGGTTTCCATTCCCCGTGCGGAGGCTGCGGCCAGCGAAGCGGAACACCGCATGAACCTGCGCAAGGCGGAACTCGATGCCGCGCTCATGGAGGAAATCAACAAGCGCAGTCTGGAACTGGCCTCCTTGCGGGAGGGGCTTTCCGCCGGCAGCGACCGTGTGACCAGAACGGAACTGCGTTCTCCGGTGCGCGGTACCGTGAAGAAGATCTACATCAACACCGTGGGCGGCGTGGTCAAGCCCGGCGAACCCATCATGGAAATCGTGCCGCTGGACGACACGCTTCTGGTGGAAGCCCGCGTCCGTCCGGCGGACGTGGCGTTCCTGCACCCCGGCCAGAAGGCCATGGTCAAGGTTTCGGCCTACGACTATTCCATCTACGGCGGCCTCGACGGCGTGCTGGAGCAGATCAGCGCCGATACCATAGAAGACAAGCGCGGCGAGTTTTACTATCAGGTCAAGGTGCGCACCTCGAAAACGGCCATTCTCTACCACGACGAGGAATTGCCCATCATGCCCGGCATGATGACCACCGTGGACATCATGACGGGCAAGAAGACCGTGCTGGATTATCTGCTCAAGCCCATACTCAAGGCCAAGCAGAACGCGCTGCGGGAAAAGTAG
- a CDS encoding HD-GYP domain-containing protein, whose protein sequence is MNSPTQAGYSGFSKKSVLLAALCLALVSGGIVLFFCFSQLESRRTEVLKNYEQNVRSWLDESVSVVEVWNADMAELRLRVSASETYRLFSSDLFGLDKSVTGSINNAEHGISFSGSASVLSEEVPAIRRILMEFMNYNGLLDARLVNGEGQTILSALSTPSPLSAEQARAAREVMETGRTVFLPVQACANGLALDVFEPVIDLEDDDSRVAVFMSTVPVLAKVTQFTARPKQNDLSVAYMVQKNGDRWEMLTVPEPASLPESLSRQFTGNGGNLPFALRESVVQENRVYSMSCFIPGLEWSIIHETPASVIDRMLFRAELPVYVGGFLGWLSFILLCGLLWWMGLGRQQRAVASELQRLNQLVSRQKELLDSVNNSLDIGLFMADVKGQIHVCNPAFASILGRDEQDVNEQMLFSFFSVETASELLDRIRRVAINNREESCEVYVGQGDERRLYRVTVFPFLDASGHSVRDSMRGAVVTMKDITEFRRRSDRMRQQQRSLIEAFTRAEESVDPYLAGHSHRMAKLGELVAKSMGLSEDGRDTVIMGAMLSQVGKLFIPRELLAKKGSLTPEELDEVRKAPEHAYRLLENIDFDLPIARALHEMYEHMDGTGYPRGLKGDQILPEARVLSVLNAFCAMMSSRSYREGMSGEKAVAALAGSPSFDQNVVEHLKKVLDTPEGLYAAHAGN, encoded by the coding sequence ATGAACAGCCCAACACAGGCCGGGTATTCCGGTTTTTCCAAGAAATCGGTTTTGCTGGCCGCTTTATGCCTTGCGCTCGTTTCCGGGGGAATAGTTCTGTTCTTCTGTTTTTCGCAGCTGGAAAGCAGGCGGACTGAGGTTCTGAAAAACTATGAGCAGAACGTGCGTTCCTGGCTGGATGAATCCGTGAGCGTCGTGGAGGTGTGGAATGCGGATATGGCGGAGCTCAGGCTCCGCGTCAGCGCCTCGGAAACCTACCGGCTTTTTTCCTCCGATCTGTTCGGGCTGGACAAGAGCGTGACGGGCAGCATCAACAACGCCGAACACGGCATAAGCTTTTCCGGAAGCGCCTCGGTGCTTTCCGAAGAAGTGCCCGCCATACGCCGGATACTCATGGAGTTCATGAATTACAACGGCCTGCTGGATGCCCGCCTCGTCAACGGCGAAGGGCAGACCATTCTTTCCGCGCTCAGCACGCCTTCTCCTCTTTCCGCGGAACAGGCCCGCGCCGCCCGTGAGGTCATGGAAACGGGCAGAACCGTTTTCCTGCCCGTGCAGGCCTGCGCCAACGGTCTTGCGCTGGACGTGTTCGAGCCCGTCATCGATCTTGAGGACGACGACAGCCGCGTGGCCGTGTTCATGTCCACCGTTCCGGTCCTCGCCAAGGTGACGCAGTTTACCGCGCGGCCCAAGCAGAACGATCTGTCCGTGGCGTATATGGTGCAGAAAAACGGCGACAGGTGGGAAATGCTGACCGTGCCCGAACCTGCGTCGCTGCCGGAGAGCCTCTCGCGTCAGTTCACCGGGAACGGCGGCAATCTGCCCTTTGCGCTTCGTGAAAGCGTGGTGCAGGAAAACAGGGTGTATTCCATGTCCTGCTTCATCCCCGGGCTGGAATGGAGCATCATACATGAAACGCCTGCCTCCGTCATCGACAGGATGCTTTTCCGCGCCGAACTTCCCGTGTATGTGGGCGGTTTTCTCGGCTGGCTGAGCTTCATACTGCTCTGCGGACTTCTGTGGTGGATGGGGCTCGGCCGTCAGCAGCGCGCCGTGGCCTCCGAGCTGCAGCGTCTGAATCAGCTCGTTTCCCGGCAGAAGGAACTTCTGGACAGCGTGAACAATTCGCTGGACATCGGTCTGTTCATGGCCGACGTGAAGGGGCAGATTCATGTCTGCAATCCCGCCTTCGCCTCCATCCTGGGCAGGGATGAACAGGACGTGAACGAGCAGATGCTCTTTTCCTTCTTCTCCGTGGAGACGGCGTCCGAACTTCTCGACCGCATACGCCGCGTGGCCATCAACAACAGGGAAGAGAGCTGCGAGGTCTATGTGGGGCAGGGCGACGAAAGGCGCCTGTATCGCGTGACGGTATTCCCCTTCCTGGACGCCAGCGGGCACAGCGTACGCGACAGTATGCGCGGCGCGGTGGTCACCATGAAGGACATCACGGAGTTCAGGCGCAGAAGCGACCGTATGCGTCAGCAGCAGCGGAGCCTCATCGAGGCCTTCACCCGGGCCGAGGAGAGCGTGGACCCGTACCTTGCCGGGCATTCGCACCGCATGGCGAAGCTGGGCGAACTGGTGGCGAAAAGCATGGGACTTTCCGAGGACGGCAGGGATACCGTCATCATGGGAGCGATGCTTTCCCAGGTGGGCAAGCTCTTCATTCCCCGGGAACTGCTCGCCAAGAAGGGCAGCCTCACGCCCGAAGAACTGGACGAAGTGCGCAAGGCGCCGGAACATGCCTACAGGCTTCTGGAGAACATTGATTTCGATCTGCCCATCGCCAGGGCGCTCCATGAAATGTATGAGCATATGGACGGCACGGGATATCCCCGCGGCCTGAAGGGCGATCAGATACTGCCCGAAGCCCGCGTGCTTTCGGTGCTCAACGCCTTCTGCGCCATGATGAGTTCCCGTTCCTACCGCGAGGGCATGAGCGGGGAAAAGGCCGTCGCCGCCCTTGCCGGAAGCCCCAGCTTCGATCAGAACGTGGTGGAACACCTGAAAAAGGTGCTGGATACGCCCGAAGGGCTGTATGCGGCCCATGCCGGAAACTGA
- a CDS encoding transglutaminase-like cysteine peptidase — MGIAAHMAYVGRTLALLLCVACPVGYVPLFAASAEAKPRLFGTVEFQMDLKKQKNWLSAMERNGKNPIFFDENRFNSSTLWKDLKKRAEGRPLREQLDIINRFWNKWPYRTDQEAYRKPDYWAAPYEFLKLSGDCEDYSIVKYYTLKALGVPVDDMRIVVVRETIRNIGHAVLAVYDGDDIYILDNLSETVRPAQRVRNYAPQFSVNEKYRWVHVKPR; from the coding sequence ATGGGTATCGCGGCGCACATGGCATATGTCGGTCGTACGCTCGCATTGTTGCTGTGCGTGGCCTGTCCTGTGGGATACGTTCCGCTTTTTGCCGCGTCGGCGGAGGCGAAGCCGCGTCTTTTCGGCACGGTGGAATTCCAGATGGATCTGAAAAAGCAGAAAAACTGGCTTTCCGCCATGGAAAGGAACGGCAAGAATCCGATTTTTTTTGATGAGAACCGCTTCAATTCCTCCACGCTCTGGAAGGATCTGAAGAAAAGGGCGGAAGGCCGGCCCCTCCGGGAACAGCTTGATATCATCAACAGATTCTGGAACAAGTGGCCGTACCGCACCGATCAGGAAGCCTACAGAAAACCGGACTACTGGGCCGCGCCCTATGAGTTTCTGAAATTGTCGGGCGACTGTGAAGATTACAGCATCGTCAAGTATTACACGCTGAAGGCTCTCGGCGTGCCGGTGGACGACATGCGCATCGTGGTGGTGAGGGAAACCATCCGCAACATCGGCCATGCCGTACTTGCCGTATACGACGGCGATGATATTTATATTCTGGACAATCTTTCCGAGACGGTGCGCCCCGCGCAGCGCGTGCGCAACTATGCGCCGCAGTTCTCGGTGAATGAAAAATACCGCTGGGTTCATGTGAAGCCACGCTAA
- a CDS encoding TolC family outer membrane protein gives MKTMFTLFVSGCLGLMLCGPAQAAKDASIPLKESIESMLRTNNSLKAIQENRSAAGHEVDRARAGYGPRVDLTARGGFGKLTDSTTRSYGYNDVAPYSSASLLVTQPLWDGWLTRGRVREAEATYRSLDHRVLDNANTLALDAIIAHVDVLRRQQIYKLAQENVASHEDILAKAREREAQGVDTMADVSQAQSRLSRARSTLTEAQASLRIGEDTYTRLTGHSAMNLGPVNMPGKMFKDAEEVLKAARKGNPKVAAYLEDVKAATAVREQVRSAYSPTLSLEAGPSYSDRDGKSELWTAEVGVAAVVRWNLFNSGADVAESKAAAARIRQSRQVLYDYMDDLKLSVEESWTQFLSAQKQLEHYREAIEYNKTTRSAYEEQFVLGERSLLDVLDAENELFNSSTQAATALGNTLIAAYRMKALAGNLLPDLGISTDMLKVTPHDAEPLDSITMPE, from the coding sequence ATGAAAACGATGTTCACCCTGTTTGTTTCCGGCTGCCTCGGTCTCATGCTCTGCGGCCCCGCCCAGGCAGCGAAGGACGCTTCCATTCCTCTGAAGGAATCCATCGAGTCCATGCTGAGAACCAACAACTCCCTCAAGGCCATTCAGGAAAACCGCAGCGCCGCCGGTCATGAGGTGGATCGCGCCAGGGCCGGATACGGGCCGAGGGTGGACCTTACCGCCCGCGGCGGCTTCGGCAAGCTCACCGACAGCACGACCCGTTCCTACGGATATAATGATGTCGCTCCCTATTCTTCCGCATCGCTGCTGGTCACCCAGCCCTTGTGGGACGGCTGGCTCACCAGGGGGCGCGTGCGCGAGGCCGAGGCCACCTACCGTTCTCTGGATCACCGCGTGCTGGACAACGCGAACACCCTTGCGCTCGACGCCATCATCGCCCATGTGGACGTGCTGCGCCGCCAGCAGATTTACAAACTTGCCCAGGAAAATGTGGCGAGCCATGAGGATATTCTTGCCAAGGCCCGGGAACGTGAGGCTCAGGGTGTGGATACCATGGCCGACGTTTCGCAGGCGCAGAGCCGTCTTTCCCGCGCACGCTCCACGCTTACCGAGGCGCAGGCCTCCCTGCGCATAGGTGAAGACACCTATACCCGCCTTACCGGCCACTCCGCCATGAACCTCGGCCCCGTGAACATGCCCGGCAAGATGTTCAAGGATGCGGAGGAAGTGCTCAAGGCCGCCCGCAAGGGCAATCCCAAGGTCGCCGCGTATCTGGAAGACGTGAAGGCCGCCACGGCCGTCCGCGAACAGGTGCGTTCCGCCTACAGCCCCACCCTCAGCCTTGAGGCCGGGCCTTCGTATTCCGACCGCGACGGCAAGAGCGAACTGTGGACCGCGGAAGTGGGCGTGGCCGCCGTGGTACGCTGGAACCTGTTCAACAGCGGCGCGGACGTGGCGGAAAGCAAGGCCGCCGCGGCCCGCATCCGCCAGAGCCGTCAGGTGCTTTATGATTACATGGACGATCTCAAGCTCAGTGTGGAGGAAAGCTGGACGCAGTTCCTTTCCGCGCAGAAGCAGCTTGAGCATTACCGCGAAGCCATAGAATACAACAAGACCACGCGCAGCGCCTACGAAGAGCAGTTCGTGCTCGGCGAGCGCAGCCTGCTCGACGTGCTGGATGCGGAAAACGAACTGTTCAATTCCTCCACCCAGGCGGCCACGGCGCTCGGCAACACCCTCATTGCGGCCTACCGCATGAAGGCCCTCGCGGGCAATCTGCTGCCCGACCTCGGCATCAGCACCGACATGCTCAAGGTGACTCCCCACGACGCAGAGCCGCTCGACAGCATCACCATGCCCGAATAA
- a CDS encoding GGDEF domain-containing protein → MHTHPVKYNYTLRELSEEMAVLRQTFSMVRLILPEDCRICHIEDDTLSLDEACYHTWKRSACCDYCLSHEVARSHTSGAKVESVDGRIFIVFAKYICLDGGDFSLEMVAEIPGMASLNHEERSLGEIWRLQEENARLLRDPLTRCYSRHYMNNNFHHYVHEARVQGKELCMALLDMDNFKHINDKYGHAIGDEVLKSCCLFWLKYFDTQHHSFLTRYGGDEFIITAMTDSYHAFCERLEKLNDSMRKNIVMDDGRTVPFSFTIGCCCMSEAGMKGEYDVWKAMFLLADKRMYNGKSGGRNRIVTED, encoded by the coding sequence GTGCATACTCATCCTGTAAAATATAATTACACCCTCCGTGAACTCTCGGAAGAAATGGCCGTTCTCCGTCAGACGTTCTCCATGGTACGGCTCATTCTTCCCGAAGATTGCCGTATCTGTCATATAGAAGACGATACTCTTTCTCTTGATGAGGCCTGTTACCATACCTGGAAGCGTTCCGCCTGCTGCGATTACTGCCTTTCCCACGAAGTTGCGCGTTCCCATACATCCGGCGCGAAGGTGGAAAGCGTCGACGGGCGCATCTTCATCGTATTTGCCAAGTACATCTGTCTTGACGGCGGAGACTTCTCCCTGGAAATGGTCGCGGAAATTCCCGGCATGGCCAGCCTGAACCACGAAGAACGGTCTCTGGGAGAAATATGGCGTCTTCAGGAAGAGAATGCCCGCCTTCTGCGTGACCCTCTGACGCGATGCTACAGCCGGCACTACATGAACAACAACTTCCACCATTATGTGCATGAGGCCAGAGTGCAGGGCAAGGAACTGTGCATGGCCCTGCTGGACATGGACAATTTCAAGCACATCAACGACAAGTACGGCCATGCCATCGGCGACGAAGTGCTGAAGAGCTGCTGCCTGTTCTGGCTCAAGTACTTCGATACGCAGCATCACAGCTTCCTCACCCGTTACGGAGGCGACGAGTTCATCATCACCGCCATGACGGACAGCTATCATGCCTTCTGCGAACGACTCGAAAAACTGAATGACTCCATGCGGAAAAACATTGTGATGGACGACGGACGCACCGTGCCCTTTTCCTTCACCATAGGCTGCTGCTGCATGAGCGAGGCCGGAATGAAGGGAGAGTACGACGTATGGAAGGCCATGTTCCTTCTTGCCGACAAGCGCATGTACAACGGCAAGAGCGGCGGAAGAAACCGCATCGTCACCGAAGACTGA